The DNA region ttaaattattttaaattaaaataaagaaaaataacaatatgGTTATATAAATTACtactattattaatacaaataaacagTCATACTCAAATccatttattatatatttgagatatttcttttatcagtgtaatattattttaatatttgattaataaaaatttaatttgaagaaaataaataatatattatgcaCATTTGGATTTTGGGCCGACTAATTGAGACGATGTTGACCCGTCGGTAAAAGATGTTCAGGGTAACCCTATCCAATCCAAAGTTGCGAACTTGGGAGAAAGCTCGTTTTGTTTTCTCCATGGCTGCTTCTACTGGCTTCTTAACACCTAGTCCATCTTCTCTGTTTACTAAAATTACTAGTGCCACAATCCCAAAACCTTTTATACCGTACGCCCACTTGCAACCCTTGTTCAATTTTCGCTACCCCAAATTCACATGCTTTCCCCTGTCTTCCCCAACTAGGTTTAGCGCAGTTTTAGCGGTGGTAGATGAGGAAACAGTGGCGGTTGAGGATAATGTGGACGAAAACGAAGAAGACATCTACGCTTCTGTCCAGAAATCAACGAACCGATCAAGACCATGTGAATTATACGTGTGTAACTTGCCGCGGAGTTATGACATTCCAGAGCTTCTCGAGATGTTTAAGCCTTTTGGAGCTATTATTTCCGTTGAGGTTCGATTACTAGTACtaatttcttactttttttaaacaaatatcaatcaaataGTAAATCAAGAGaattaatttatacatgtaTGTTTGTGTTAGGTAGACAGGGTTTTAGATAATTCATAGATTTTGGCTCATATTTGGCAATACATTTGTAGGTTTCACGAAGCCCTGACACGGGTATAAGCCGCGGATCTGGTTATGTGACCATGGCATCGAGAATCTCAGCAAAAAATGCTATTGCAGCATTAGATGGAACTGTTAGTTTGAAGCTAGATacctcttttaattttattcaatgtaTACTGTTTTTGTATTTTGGCTGAATTTCTTAACTATTTTGAAGGACGTGGATGGACGTGAAATGCGGGTTAGATTTTCAGTTGATATGAGTATTGGGAAGAGGATTACTGGGACACTGAATTCAACACCCAAGAAGATCTTTGTATATGAGAGCCCTCATAAGTTGTATGTTGGCAATCTTGCCTGGGCTGTAAAACCTGAGGATTTGAGGGAACATTTTAGCCAGTTTGGGACTGTGGTCAGTGCAAGAGTGTTGCATGATCGGAAA from Mangifera indica cultivar Alphonso chromosome 8, CATAS_Mindica_2.1, whole genome shotgun sequence includes:
- the LOC123222779 gene encoding 28 kDa ribonucleoprotein, chloroplastic; translated protein: MFRVTLSNPKLRTWEKARFVFSMAASTGFLTPSPSSLFTKITSATIPKPFIPYAHLQPLFNFRYPKFTCFPLSSPTRFSAVLAVVDEETVAVEDNVDENEEDIYASVQKSTNRSRPCELYVCNLPRSYDIPELLEMFKPFGAIISVEVSRSPDTGISRGSGYVTMASRISAKNAIAALDGTDVDGREMRVRFSVDMSIGKRITGTLNSTPKKIFVYESPHKLYVGNLAWAVKPEDLREHFSQFGTVVSARVLHDRKGGNDRVFAFLSFSSAAERDVALSLNGTNFQGRTLVVRQGIERTEP